The genome window CCGCAGCAAATCGACCTCGGGACTCACGCCCAGCGGGTACAGGCTGACGATCATCAAAAAAAACAGCAGCGGATTCGCCAGCTCGCCGCGATGACGAAACGCCAGCAGCAAATCGCGCCGCACCAGCGTCCACAATGCGAAAACCAAACCGTTCAAGACAGCACCAGCTTTTCTATCACGCAGGATACCACCAGCGGCTGATGCGAAGTGACAATCGCCATGCCGCCGGTCTCAAGGTGCGCATCCAGCAGACCGCCGAGCAGGGCCACTCCGCCTATATCCAGCGCGGTGAACGGCTCGTCCAGTATCCACAAGGCCGCCGAGCGCGCCACTATGCGCGCCAGCGCGATGCGCTGATTCTGTCCTGCCGAGAGTTTGCGCGCCGGAATGCCCTCGCATCCATCCAGGCCGACGTGCGCCAGCAGCGTCAACGCTACCGTTTCGCTTAGCCGGATACCGGTCAGGGGTAAGAACCACAACAGGTTTTCCAGCGCGGTCAAATCGGCCTTGACGCCCAGTGCATGCCCCAGATACGCCATTTCGGCCTGATAATCGGTCGTATGCTCGGCAATAGAGCGTCCGCGCCAAAGCACCTCGCCCTCCGCTGGACGGCTCAGGCCAGCCACGATGCGCAGCAAACTGGTTTTGCCACTGCCGTTGGCGCCTTCCACCTGCAGTAAACATCCCGGAGAGAGCGTAAATCCCACCTGCGAGAAAAGCTCTCTTTCACTGCGTACGCATTCGAGATTCCGGGCCGTCAGTATCCCCATCTCACCTCAATATCAGGACTAAATCAGATGATTATACCGGAACATGAGTAGCATGACTGCGTTGACGCGATAAATGAATGATAGTGTATCAGTTCGAATTTTGCTTTTGGTACGGGTCACGCTTCGTCGGAACCGTCCAGGACAAGGCTGCCATCCTGTCCATGATCCATACGTGATTGCCAATACCGACTTCCATTGCCGGGGTGAAGCGCTGAGTTGAATGGATGCGCACAAACTTGTAATGCACGAAATACGGCGCTACTGCTTGCCCAAGGTTACGAATCTTCTTGCTGATACCATTAGTTCAGACGGGGAACTCGGCGTATCGCCATGAGCATAGTCTGATTTTGTTGTCCGACATGGCTTGTGGATACTTCATTCATATCGGAAATTCAGTTGATGGGGCACTTTTTTGCGTCTTCAGTTTTTTAAGGGCCAATGTTTACATTAGATTCTGATAGGCCTTGCGGCAATGGCTCTCAAGCCGCAACGGCAACTTCATTTAACTGCGCTACCGTCAAGGCTCTGTTGCGCCCATTCTGTTTTGCGTAATAAAGCGCTTTGTCGGCCTGATTCACCATGGTTTCGAAGTCCAGTCCGAAATGCTCGGAATCGCAGATACCGATGCTGATGGTGCAGGTGATCGTATCGCCGGTTTCTGTTGGCAGCGGCGTATTGGCGATACTGTTGCGCATGCGTTCGGCAATCTGCAGCGCTTCGCTTTCCGTTGCGTTAGGCAACAACACACAAAATTCCTCGCCGCCATAGCGGCCCAGATAATCCGTGTTGCGTATCGATGCGCGGGCAAGCTCTGCCAAGCGCCGCAGCACATCGTCGCCTTGCGGGTGACCAAAGCGGTCATTGATGGATTTGAAATGATCGACATCAAGCATTATCAATGCCAGCGGCTGCTGTAGTTTGGTCAGCTGCAGACATAATCGGTCGGCGATGAGCGCAAGACTGCGGCGGTTAAGGGCGCCGGTAAGACTGTCGCATGATGCCGCATGTTCCAGAGCGGCGGCCAGACGGTAGTTAAGCATGAGCATGAAACCAAAAGCGGCGCAGAATTGCGCAACGCTGGCCAATAGTAGAAAACCATGATTGACATAATAATGATCTGCCGGCGAATCGGTGCGCAGAGTGGCTATCGCCCTTAGCGCGATAAGCAATACCAGAAACGCATAGGCGCCGCCGGTCAGCCGATACGCCATGCGTACCAGTGTTTCTGTCCGAATCGACAACGCCCGGATGCACAACAGATTGATCAGGCAAAAAAACACCGAGTTGGTCATCGCCCGCAAGCTTGCATCGGTATGAACCACTACCCACCAATAAGTATTGATTCCTACCAGTATCATGATGACAAATGGTAATAAAAGGTTGGGTTTTTCGCCATTGAACGCGCGTATGCCGTTTATGCGCAATGATTGCCCAAAAGTCAGGACCATTGCTTCGAGCACCATGCACTCATCGTCTGCGGCCAGCGGAGAGTAATAGCCCCCCACGCAAAAAGTCAAACCAATACACAAATCTCCCAGGGCGTATTCCCTGATGCCCCGGATCGATTTGAGATGCCATCCAGTCAGCAACAGCATGCCCGCCAGCAAGCAACTGAGCAGGCCCAACATAAATGCCACGGTGCGGATATCAAAAGGTATCATCTGTAGTTTGGGGGAACTGACTCGCGGCGCGGATGTTGACGGGGGAAGGCTGTAAGCGGATAGTGATGCGTTCTGTCTGGGATATACCCCAAACCGGATAACAACATCCGGATAGTATTGTAAACGATTCTTAACTATACAGTATCACGATTGAGGCAGAGCAGTTAACAATGGCTACGGGCGACTTCTTCGGCTCCGTTCAGGACAATGGGAGGCGAGAGGGCATCACAGCTCATCGGCTATGCTTCAACCGATCGCCGAGTGGTTTCACTTGTTCTGGGCATTCGTCTTTTAATCGCGAAGAGGTCTCAGGCTCTGCCGGTATGACCATGTTTTCTTTTCTGATCGGCCATAACTCCTTGCTATAGCTGTTTCAGTTTTACTGATAACGCCGACAGAAGCTAATACTGAAACACTCTCTGCAAAAATTGTTTAAGGTCCGCGCTGTCCGGTTGGTCGAATAACCGGGATGTCGGACCTGTCTCGACTATGCATCCGTCAGACAGAAACACGGCTTGATCCGCCACCCGGCGCGCGAAACCCATTTGATGGGTGACCAGAATCAGGTCGCGTCCTTCCGATCTTAATTCTTCGATAAGATCGAGCACCTCGCCGGTCATTTCCGGGTCCAGGGCTGAAGTCGGCTCGTCAAACAGCAAAAACCGCGGTTTGATCGCGACTGCTCTGGCGATGGCGACGCGCTGTTGCTGTCCGCCGGACATCTGCGCCGGTTTTTTATGCGCATGCTCCGCAAGGCGAAAACGTTCCAGCAGACTCATGGCCAGCTCAGCAGCATCGGCATGGTTGTAACCATGCGCTTTTTCCAGCGGCAGAACGATGTTTTCCAACGCCGACAGGTGAGGGAACAGATTGTAGGACTGAAAGACGGTGCCGACGCTACGCCGGTGATGCAGCAGGTTCCGTTCATCGAAACTCATCGCTTGCCCGTCGATTTCCAGCATGCCCCGGTCCGGGGTTTCCAGGCCGGCGAGTATCCGTAATAAGGTCGTTTTGCCTCCTCCGGAAGGGCCAATCAGCACCAGGGCATGAAAGTCCGGCAACTCCAGGGAGGCCGGCTTCAGCACGACATTGTCGCTGAAGCTTTTTTGCAAACCGTTCAGCTTAACTCGCATAGCGGTATTTTTTTTCCAGGTAGCGGCTGAACAGCGATATCGGCAAGGTCAGCAGCATATAGCCCGCCGCCAATGGCAGATAGCTTTCCAATGCGCTGTAGGTGAAAGCATTTACCTCCTGCGCGTTCAAAGTCAGTTCGCTGACGGCAATGATGGACAACAGGGAAGAATCCTTGATTAATGCGCCGAACTGCCCGGCCAATGGCGGCAGGATACGGCGTATTACCTGAGGCAAAACCACATAACGATAGGTTTGCGCTTTGGTCAGGCCGATGGCTCGCGCCGATTCCAGTTGCGATTCGCCCAGGCTTTCTATCCCTGCGCGGACGATTTCCGCAATATAAGCCCCGGAGAACAAGGCCATGGTCAGTATCCCGACCATATAGCGGTTTTCAATGCCGACCGCATCCGCAACCACATAAAAAAACACCAGTATTTGCACCAGCAACGGCGTGCCGCGTATCAGCTCGATATATAGTTTTCCCAGATACCTAAGCGGCAGAAAGCGCGAGCGCTGTATCAGCGCGCACAGCATGCCGATCAGCAGACTTAACAGCAGAGATGCGGCGGAAACCGCCACAGTGACCAGCCAGCCCTGGATAAACTTCTGGCGATATTCGTAGACTGCTCCCCAGTTCCAGCCGTATTGGAGGCGGTCGAAGGCCAGATAGAGCAATAGCGCAATCAGCAGAAAAGCCGATAAAAATCCGCAGATGCCTGCCGCCAGTGGAATATGCTCCGCGCTCCGGTCACGCGGCGCAAAAAACAGATGCGCTAAAAATTTGGGCATGGTTATAACGGAAATGGGACGCCCAGCTTCTCGAATCCGGCTTTCTGCTCTTGCAGATAGGCATCTGCCAGACGCGAAAATCCGCCGTTGGCGCGGAAAGTTGCCAGAAACGCATTCACCTGTACCTTGAGCGCATCGTTGCCTTTACGAATACCGATAGCCCATTCTCCAGCGTCTATCGGATCAAGCAGGACGCGGGTGGTGTCCGGGTTGCGCTGCCAGTTCTGCACCACGAAAATCTGGTCGTAAATCGTCGCGTCGGCTTTAGCCTGGACCACTTCCATTACTGCGGAGGATTCCTTGTCCAGTAGTAATAGATGCGCCTTTTTCAGGTGCTGAGCCACGTAAATATGCCCGGTAGTGCCTCTTTTCACCGCTATGGTGCGCTGAGGGTTATCGAGATCGGCAACCGATGCGACTGGCGACGATTTGTTGACCAGCAGCGACAAACCGCTTTTAAAATACGGCTCGGAAAAGTCGATGGATCTGGCGCGCTCGGCAGTAGCCGTCATTGAAGACAGGATCAGATCGATCTTGCCGGTTTTCAGCGCCGGAATCAGTCCGTCAAAAGCCATATTTTGTATCGCGATGGGTTTGTTTAACGCTTTACCCAGTTCCTGCGCCAGTTCAACGCTCAAACCGCTGGGTTCGCCGGCTTTATCCGTCATTTCGAAAGGAGGGTAGGATAAATCCATGCCGACAACCAGGGTGTCGGCGTGCGTTGCGGCACCGGCCGAAATCGAGCAGGCAAAAAACAGTGTCGCGCATGAAATCAGCAGTGCGTGCATGGTTGTCTCCACGGAATAAAACGAGGAGTAGATGGTACCAAAACACGGCTGCTCCATGGGCTTTATCGTGCGGCGATGCGCGGATTGCGCTCAGACGAAGAGTCTTTCGCGGTTTTCAATCTCGTTGCTGTTCAAGCCCGTGCATCGGCCAGATCTCCCATGCCCGCCAGATTAGCCCTGTCGTCCAACGACAATACGACTCCTATATTAAGCAGTATCACAAATTTTCCGTTCACCTTGCCCATACCGGCGATATAGTCGGAGCGTATATGTGCACCCAAAGCCGGCGCCGGCTCTATATCGCTTGCAGGTATCTCCAGCACCGCGCTTACCGCGTCCACCAGCACGCCCGTATCATGCTTTTCGTCTTCGTGACCGATCTCAACGATGACAATACAACTGCGTCGCGTTATCTGGCTCGCAGACTTGCCAAGGTACACTTTCAGGTCGATTACCGGCACCACCGCGCCGCGCAGGTTAATTACACCGCGAACAAACTCCGGCATACGCGGCACTCTGGTCAACTGTCCGTACTCAATGATTTCCTTGATGTGCAGGATGCCGATAGCAAAAGACTCGTCTCCCAGCATGAAAGTCAGGTACTGCAGCTCCTGCTCCTGGCCACTACTACCGGCAGCAGTGCGTAGCGCTTCATTGTATGGCTCAATATTACCGCTCCTGACGGTCTGGTGCTGAGCGTTCATGTTTATTCTCCCTGACGCATTAGCTTTCGTTGGATTTACAGTGTTTGCGCTGAACAAAAAACCGAAGCCTGCAGGCCGGGCGTCGCATCTCCAAGGTATCGGACCGGCGCTTCCAGGCTGTTACGGCTTAAAAACGCACAAATTCTCTTTGATCAAGCGCGGGATTCCCTGTTTCAGCAAACCCGGTTTTGGGCTTCGCTTTCGATTTGACGGATTTCAAGGCTGCATTCCGTTCTGTCCCGGTTTGCTGCGCCACGTTTTTTACCGTAAAGAAACCCATCAGTTCCTTTAGTTGTTCGGCCTGTTCGTTCATTTCTTCCGCCGTTGCCGCCAACTCTTCCGACGCGCCGGAATTTTGTTGAGTGATCTGGTTGAGCTGCGTCATCGCGTTATTGATTTGCTCCGCGCCTGCAGTTTGCTCTTCCGACGCCGACGCAATTTCCTGCACCAGTTCGGAGGTTTTGGCGATGCTAGGCACAATTTCGTTGAGTAGGTTTCCGGCCTTTTCCGCCATCGCCACGCTACTGCGCGCCAATTCGCCGATTTCCTGCGCCGCCACTTGACTGCGCTCCGCAAGTTTGCGCACTTCCGCCGCTACCACGGCAAAACCTTTGCCGTGTTCACCGGCGCGCGCGGCCTCAATGGCCGCATTGAGCGCCAACAGGTTGGTTTGATAGGCGATATCATCGATGATGAGGATTTTCCCGGCGATACTTTTCATGGCCTCGACTGTCCTGGTGACTGCTTCGCCACCCTCGCCGGCTTCCTTGGCGGCCTTGTTGGCCATGCCGTCTGTTACTTTGGCATTCTGCGCGTTCTGAAGAATGGATGCGCTCATTTGATCCATCGAGCTACTGGTTTCTTCCACGCTCGCCGCTTGCTCGCTGGCGCCCTGCGACATCGACTGAGCCGTCGCGCTGATTTCTACCGCCGCACCTCCCAAAGCATCCGTGGCGATTATGACTTGACCGATGGTTTGCGCCAGCCTGTTGATAGTATTGTTGACCGCATCGCGCAATTGACGCAATTGTCCCTGGTATTCCTCGGCGATGCCAAGCGTCATATCGCCCTGCTCCATGGCCGTCACCACTCGCATGACTTCATTGACCGGTCCGATGACTGCATCCATGGTGTCGTTGAACCCCTGGATAATTTTGCGAAAATCGCCTTGATGTCTGTTTGCATCGGCGCGCGTCGATAATCTGCCCTCGACCGCCGCTACCGACAGCATATTGGCATCGTTTATCAGCGCAGTGATGTTGTTTTTGACCAATACCAGATATTCGTGAATTTGATCGTCGTCCGAGGCCTTGCTCATCTCTGCGGTCAGGTCGCCCGAGGCAATACGGGTGACGTAGGCAATCAGCTCTTTAAGCCAGTCGTGTACGCCGTTCACGGCGTCCTTCATTTTCTGGTGATCACCGTGGCAGGTGATCTCGACTTTTTCACGCAGATTGCCTTCGCTGATCTTCGACAGTATGCGGTTCCCTTCGCCGATCGGCAGCAAAATCGCGTCCAGCATTTCGTTGATCCCGCTTATCACTTCAGCGTAGGCGCCTTTAAACACGGTGGTTTCGCCACGCTTGTCCAACTGTCCCTGGCGGCTGAATTCGGTGAGCTTGCCCAGTTCAGCCTTGAATTTTTGCAGCACCAGGGCGATGTTGTTGACCGCCTGCTTCATTTTCTCGTGATCGCCCTGGTAGGTCTGGGCGATCAGTTCGTCGATGTTGCCGTTGGAGATTTGCACGAGAATGCGGTTGCCTTCGCCGATCGGCAGCAAAATCGCGTCCAACATTTTGTTGACGCCGCTTATCACTTCAGCGTAAACACCTGTAAAACCAGCGGTTTCGCCACGCTTGTCCAACTGTCCCTGGCGGCTGAATTCGGTGAGTTTGTCCACTTCAGCCTTGAACTTTTGCAGCACCAGGGCGATGTTGTTGACCGCCTGCTTCATTTTCTCGTGATCGCCCTGGTAGGTCTGGGCGATCAGTTCGTCGATATTGCCGTTGGAGATTTGCGCGAGAATACGGTTGCCTTCGCCTATCGGCAGCAGTATCGCGTCCAGCATTTCGTTGATGCCGCTTATCACTTCAGCGTAAGCACCTGTAAAATCCGCTGTGTCGCCACGCTTGTCCAACCGTCCCTGGCGGCTGAATTCGGTGAGCTTGCCCAGTTCAGCTTTGAACTTTTGCAGCACCAGGGCGATGTTGTTGACCGCCTGCTTCATTTTCTCGTGGTCGCCCTGGTAGGTCTGGGCGACCAGTTCGTCGATGTTGCCGTTGGAGATTTGCGCGAGAATGCGGTTGCCTTCGCCTATCGGCAGCAGTATCGCGTCCATCATGTCATTGGTATTGCGAAGAATTGCGGCATAAACGCCTTCGAATTGGTCCGGTCTGGCGCGTTCGGATAGCAGTCCTTTGCCGGAAGCGTCTGTCAAGCGTTGCAATTCTTTTTGCAAACCGCCCAGGACCTCGGTGATGCGAATCAGGCTTTTGGCCAGCTCGTCGTTGTTTGAGCGTGCTGCGATCTTGACCGACAGGTCTCCTGCTGCAATGCATCGAGCGGCTTCGGCTTGATGATTAATCATGTCGATACACGTATTAAGGCCGTTTTTTAGCGTATTGAAATCGCCGTTGCAGTCACCGGTAATTTTCGGCGGTATGTCGCCTTTGGCAATACGATCGACATAACCGGCTGCCATATTTAACGGTCCTGCCAACGCGTCCAATATCCGGTTCAAACTTTCGGCGGTTTGGCGGTAACTCCCCCCTTTCGGAATGTTATCCAGATCGGCGCGCACAGCCAGTCGTCCATTTAGTACGCCATCGACAACTTCATTGATCTGCGCTTTGAAATCTGCTTCGGACGAACGATTCGTCCATTCGATCACCGTGGCGATACGCCGCCTCCCATCCGCATAAAAAACCGGGTTTGCCATCAAGGAGAACACCAGCTTGCCGATATGGATTTCGGTTTTGTACTGGCCGGTCAGTTCGTTCAGTATGCGACGCAGTTGAGGTGGATTGTCAATGAACTGGTCGACATTGGCGCCTAAAATACGGTTGGCGTTAAAGCCGGGGGATGCTTCGCTAAAATCGTCTTCGGCAGCTTTGAACATCGAGACGAGAGCGGGGTTTGCATAGATGATATTAAGATTCTCGTCCGCCACCATCACACAGGATCTGACCGAACTCAAGGCCGCTTCAATGATCATCACCTGCCGGCTGCTTTCGGTATCTGCATCCTGTATTTTCTTAACGCTCCGCATTAACGGCACAAAAGCATCGGAATTGTTGATATCTACGGGCTGGCTAAAATCACGCGCCGCTATTTTTTCGAGGATGCCCGCTACTTCATCGATACGCGCCTGTACTTTGGTATTGGGTCTGCCGGAAAACAAACTATTCAACATGATAATTTCCTCAATTCGCAGATGGGATGTGTTCGGAGTTAGGTAGCCGCAGTCTTTGCATGCGTGTGGTAAGTTTCCAGTCCCTGCCGTGAGGTCTTTCGACCGCCCTGCTGCAAAGACCGCATTGCCGACAAGGATTCGCGCTCCTTCAATCGGCGCAGGTTGGCGCCGGGTAATGCGATAAGCGGTGGGAGGCTGGGAGGGCTAGCCTTACACGGTGCAGCAACATGAACCTGGCTTTACCCTCGCTTGGAGCCCACAGTCAATCGGCATGACTTCATTCTCTCATTAAATAAGATCAATGAAGTAAGGTTCTCCTGAATCCGTGGTCTATTTTCGGAATAGTCATGAAATTCATATGGATGAGGCGCTTTTTGCTTCACCCGAAACGAACGTGAATTTCTTGTAAAATCATATTGTTGACTCTTACTGTCACGGGCTCATGGTTCTGTCAACACAGTGTTTACTTCAAATGCAGCTTTTTTTAATTATGCACAAGCGGATTATTACAGAACATACCTCAAATAGGTTAAAACGGCATTTGTGTGGTGCGCATAAAACTGTATCAGAAATAATATGTTATGCGGAAAGCAATTCTTTTTTTTTAATTAAAGGCCGTGTTTTCAATAGCTTCATCCAGGCTTGCCCATAAAAATCATTAACCCGCGTTTATCGGACAGCGCTTTGTCCTAGCCGTTCAGCTTTGCTTTGAACGACGACGGTTATAGACTAAAAGATGGAAAAATTTTTGTGCGGCCCGCTGTCATTAAAACCAATAATCGCGAATATCCAATTCTTGTGGCAAGATGGGACGCAGCTCGGGGTGGTTAAAGCGTTTTGGTTGAGAATTGGATGGTAAAGAGACATGACTCAGACAGTTTG of Candidatus Methylospira mobilis contains these proteins:
- the ccmA gene encoding cytochrome c biogenesis heme-transporting ATPase CcmA, whose amino-acid sequence is MGILTARNLECVRSERELFSQVGFTLSPGCLLQVEGANGSGKTSLLRIVAGLSRPAEGEVLWRGRSIAEHTTDYQAEMAYLGHALGVKADLTALENLLWFLPLTGIRLSETVALTLLAHVGLDGCEGIPARKLSAGQNQRIALARIVARSAALWILDEPFTALDIGGVALLGGLLDAHLETGGMAIVTSHQPLVVSCVIEKLVLS
- a CDS encoding GGDEF domain-containing protein codes for the protein MLGLLSCLLAGMLLLTGWHLKSIRGIREYALGDLCIGLTFCVGGYYSPLAADDECMVLEAMVLTFGQSLRINGIRAFNGEKPNLLLPFVIMILVGINTYWWVVVHTDASLRAMTNSVFFCLINLLCIRALSIRTETLVRMAYRLTGGAYAFLVLLIALRAIATLRTDSPADHYYVNHGFLLLASVAQFCAAFGFMLMLNYRLAAALEHAASCDSLTGALNRRSLALIADRLCLQLTKLQQPLALIMLDVDHFKSINDRFGHPQGDDVLRRLAELARASIRNTDYLGRYGGEEFCVLLPNATESEALQIAERMRNSIANTPLPTETGDTITCTISIGICDSEHFGLDFETMVNQADKALYYAKQNGRNRALTVAQLNEVAVAA
- a CDS encoding amino acid ABC transporter ATP-binding protein, producing the protein MRVKLNGLQKSFSDNVVLKPASLELPDFHALVLIGPSGGGKTTLLRILAGLETPDRGMLEIDGQAMSFDERNLLHHRRSVGTVFQSYNLFPHLSALENIVLPLEKAHGYNHADAAELAMSLLERFRLAEHAHKKPAQMSGGQQQRVAIARAVAIKPRFLLFDEPTSALDPEMTGEVLDLIEELRSEGRDLILVTHQMGFARRVADQAVFLSDGCIVETGPTSRLFDQPDSADLKQFLQRVFQY
- a CDS encoding amino acid ABC transporter permease, encoding MPKFLAHLFFAPRDRSAEHIPLAAGICGFLSAFLLIALLLYLAFDRLQYGWNWGAVYEYRQKFIQGWLVTVAVSAASLLLSLLIGMLCALIQRSRFLPLRYLGKLYIELIRGTPLLVQILVFFYVVADAVGIENRYMVGILTMALFSGAYIAEIVRAGIESLGESQLESARAIGLTKAQTYRYVVLPQVIRRILPPLAGQFGALIKDSSLLSIIAVSELTLNAQEVNAFTYSALESYLPLAAGYMLLTLPISLFSRYLEKKYRYAS
- a CDS encoding transporter substrate-binding domain-containing protein, which gives rise to MHALLISCATLFFACSISAGAATHADTLVVGMDLSYPPFEMTDKAGEPSGLSVELAQELGKALNKPIAIQNMAFDGLIPALKTGKIDLILSSMTATAERARSIDFSEPYFKSGLSLLVNKSSPVASVADLDNPQRTIAVKRGTTGHIYVAQHLKKAHLLLLDKESSAVMEVVQAKADATIYDQIFVVQNWQRNPDTTRVLLDPIDAGEWAIGIRKGNDALKVQVNAFLATFRANGGFSRLADAYLQEQKAGFEKLGVPFPL
- a CDS encoding chemotaxis protein CheW, which translates into the protein MNAQHQTVRSGNIEPYNEALRTAAGSSGQEQELQYLTFMLGDESFAIGILHIKEIIEYGQLTRVPRMPEFVRGVINLRGAVVPVIDLKVYLGKSASQITRRSCIVIVEIGHEDEKHDTGVLVDAVSAVLEIPASDIEPAPALGAHIRSDYIAGMGKVNGKFVILLNIGVVLSLDDRANLAGMGDLADARA
- a CDS encoding methyl-accepting chemotaxis protein → MLNSLFSGRPNTKVQARIDEVAGILEKIAARDFSQPVDINNSDAFVPLMRSVKKIQDADTESSRQVMIIEAALSSVRSCVMVADENLNIIYANPALVSMFKAAEDDFSEASPGFNANRILGANVDQFIDNPPQLRRILNELTGQYKTEIHIGKLVFSLMANPVFYADGRRRIATVIEWTNRSSEADFKAQINEVVDGVLNGRLAVRADLDNIPKGGSYRQTAESLNRILDALAGPLNMAAGYVDRIAKGDIPPKITGDCNGDFNTLKNGLNTCIDMINHQAEAARCIAAGDLSVKIAARSNNDELAKSLIRITEVLGGLQKELQRLTDASGKGLLSERARPDQFEGVYAAILRNTNDMMDAILLPIGEGNRILAQISNGNIDELVAQTYQGDHEKMKQAVNNIALVLQKFKAELGKLTEFSRQGRLDKRGDTADFTGAYAEVISGINEMLDAILLPIGEGNRILAQISNGNIDELIAQTYQGDHEKMKQAVNNIALVLQKFKAEVDKLTEFSRQGQLDKRGETAGFTGVYAEVISGVNKMLDAILLPIGEGNRILVQISNGNIDELIAQTYQGDHEKMKQAVNNIALVLQKFKAELGKLTEFSRQGQLDKRGETTVFKGAYAEVISGINEMLDAILLPIGEGNRILSKISEGNLREKVEITCHGDHQKMKDAVNGVHDWLKELIAYVTRIASGDLTAEMSKASDDDQIHEYLVLVKNNITALINDANMLSVAAVEGRLSTRADANRHQGDFRKIIQGFNDTMDAVIGPVNEVMRVVTAMEQGDMTLGIAEEYQGQLRQLRDAVNNTINRLAQTIGQVIIATDALGGAAVEISATAQSMSQGASEQAASVEETSSSMDQMSASILQNAQNAKVTDGMANKAAKEAGEGGEAVTRTVEAMKSIAGKILIIDDIAYQTNLLALNAAIEAARAGEHGKGFAVVAAEVRKLAERSQVAAQEIGELARSSVAMAEKAGNLLNEIVPSIAKTSELVQEIASASEEQTAGAEQINNAMTQLNQITQQNSGASEELAATAEEMNEQAEQLKELMGFFTVKNVAQQTGTERNAALKSVKSKAKPKTGFAETGNPALDQREFVRF